Below is a genomic region from Pseudomonas sp. JQ170C.
TCAACCCTTGCCCAATGACCTGGACTATCTCGAACTGCTGCCCGCCGAAGACCGCGCCCGCACCCTGCAGGCCTTTCATGCCGTGATCAACGGCGAGCCGGTGGAGCAAGCCCTGCGCCACCGCATTCGCTGGCCCGACGGCAGCTTGCACTGGCTGGAAATCAACGGCAGCCTGGCCAAGGACAAGCTGGGCCGCCCGCAGATGATTGGCGTTATCCGTGAAATCACCCGCCAGCGCGACCGGGAAACCGCGCTGATCAATTCGGAGAAGCGCTTTGCCACGCTGTTTCACCTGAGCCCCAACGTGGTGCTGCTCACCCGCCGCTCCGACGGCCTGATCCATGAGGTCAACCAGCACTTCGAGCAGATCCTCGGCTGGCCTGGCCACCAGGTCATCAACAAGACCACCATCGAGCTGGGCCTGTGGGCCAACCCCCAGCAGCGCAATGCCGTGCTGGAAGCCACCCGGGGCAACAGTGGCCCGGTGACGATGGAGGTGCAGTTCCGCGCCAGCAGCGGCAAGATCCACGACGGCATCCTCAGCACCCAGAACATCGAACTCGAAGGCACGATCTGCCTGCTCAGCACCTTTGTCGACACCAGCGAACGCAAACGCGCCGAACAAGCCCTCAAGGACAGCCAGGAACGCCTGGACCTGGCCCTGGACTCCGCCCAACTGGGCACCTGGGACTGGCATATCCCCAGCGGCATGCTCTATGGCTCGGCTCGCGCTGCCGAGCTGCATGGCCTTGAGCCGGTCCCCTTCCATGAGTCTTTCGAGGCCTTCTTCGAGGGGGTGCCGGAACTTGAGCGCAGCACCATGCGCCAGGCCTACCGCAGCCTGCGCGAAGGCCCGGCCGGCAATTACCAGATCACCTACCAGATCCAGCTGGAAAACGGCACGTCGCGCTACATTGAAAGCCGGGCCCGGCTGTATCGCGACGAAAACGGCAAGCCGCTGCGCATGGCGGGCACCTTGCTGGACATCACCGACCAGGTCGAACGCGAACAGCGCCTGACCAGCTCGGAAGAAAAATTCGCCAGCCTGTTCCAGGCCAGCCCCGACCCGATCTGCGTCACCCGCCAGGACAGCGGCCGATTCATTGAGATCAACCCGGCCTTCACCCAGACTTTCGGCTGGGGCACCCATCAGGTCATCGGCCACACCGCCGAAGAGATCGGCTTGTGGGCCGAATCCGCCGAGCGTGCCCGGCGCATCGAGCAGGTGATTCGCGACCAGGCCTTGAACAACGTCGCCGTGGTGGTCAACCACCAGGAAGGCCAGCCGCTGACCTGCGTGATCTCCAGCCGCCTGATCACGGTCGACAACCACCCCTGCAGCGTCACCACCCTGCGCGACATCACCCAGCAGCAACGGGCCGAGGCCGCACTCAAGGCCAGCGAGGAGAAGTTCGCCAAAGCCTTCCACTCAAGCCCCGACGCCATCACCATCACCGAGCTTGAAAGCGGCCGTTACCTGGAAGTCAACGACGGCTTTTGTCGCCTGACCGGCTACAGCTCGGCCGAAGTCATCGGCCGCACCGTGTATGAAATCGGCATCTGGGCCGATGACAAGCAACGCACGGCGCTGATCAGCGAACTGCAGGACAGGGGCCGGGTGCACCATCGTGAAATGCTCGGGCGCAACAAGCGTGGCGAGATACTCACGGTCGAGGTGTCGATCGAACCGCTCACCCTGAACGAAACCGAGTGCCTGCTGCTGACCGCCCGAGATGTCAGCCAACTGAAGAATGCCCAGGCACAGATCCGCCACCTGGCCTATCACGACCCGCTCACCAACCTGC
It encodes:
- a CDS encoding EAL domain-containing protein → MPKSANRFPRLPRIHAADPQASEQTWENAPQLLAALNGAHLGAWFWDIETGQISWSRGTQALFGFDPDQPLPNDLDYLELLPAEDRARTLQAFHAVINGEPVEQALRHRIRWPDGSLHWLEINGSLAKDKLGRPQMIGVIREITRQRDRETALINSEKRFATLFHLSPNVVLLTRRSDGLIHEVNQHFEQILGWPGHQVINKTTIELGLWANPQQRNAVLEATRGNSGPVTMEVQFRASSGKIHDGILSTQNIELEGTICLLSTFVDTSERKRAEQALKDSQERLDLALDSAQLGTWDWHIPSGMLYGSARAAELHGLEPVPFHESFEAFFEGVPELERSTMRQAYRSLREGPAGNYQITYQIQLENGTSRYIESRARLYRDENGKPLRMAGTLLDITDQVEREQRLTSSEEKFASLFQASPDPICVTRQDSGRFIEINPAFTQTFGWGTHQVIGHTAEEIGLWAESAERARRIEQVIRDQALNNVAVVVNHQEGQPLTCVISSRLITVDNHPCSVTTLRDITQQQRAEAALKASEEKFAKAFHSSPDAITITELESGRYLEVNDGFCRLTGYSSAEVIGRTVYEIGIWADDKQRTALISELQDRGRVHHREMLGRNKRGEILTVEVSIEPLTLNETECLLLTARDVSQLKNAQAQIRHLAYHDPLTNLPNRALLMDRLSQQIALLKRHNLRGALLFLDLDHFKHINDSLGHPVGDTVLKIITARLEASVRLEDTVARLGGDEFVVLLSGLEGSRDEVTEKVRELADTLRELLAEPMSLDGQRLQVTPSIGVALIPDHGSTPADLLKRADIALYRAKDSGRNTTQLFHTTMQKAASERLRMESDLRLALARGELALHFQPQVDARDNRIVGAEVLLRWHHPQLGQQPPAQFIQVLEESGLILEVGSWILEEACDACAGMLRDHLIDPDDFSLCVNISPRQFRQNDFVERVLRSLDDFRLPYKMLKLEITEGIVIQNLEDTISKMRELKRYGVSFAMDDFGTGYSSLTYLKRLPVDALKIDQSFVRDAPLDPNDAEIVRAIVAMAQSLDLAVIAEGVELSEQLEFLERLGCFLYQGYLHSRPLPLIEFRRMLLETPAL